Below is a genomic region from Zerene cesonia ecotype Mississippi chromosome 6, Zerene_cesonia_1.1, whole genome shotgun sequence.
TCAGCAAAACGGACACCATCACAGTGTGAGCGTCGTTTTCGTCTATCCACTCGTACACATAATCCAAATGTATGTTATCCCAAAGGAGGTCTTGTTGCACTTCGTCCCTCGCCCTCTCAGCTGTTAACAAAGAGTCGTCCAGCTCGCTGAACAGCGAGTTTACCCAATTGGTGAACTGAAAAGGTATTGTATAttggttatataatttatatgcaagCGCATTTGGATACCATGaagcttaaaaaaatcttaaaactatcttttgtttaatattagaaCTCACTGCCTCTAACGTGTCGTTGTAGTACAAAAATGAGGAGGGGTGACCCAATAGTTGGGATATAGGACTTATGTCAGAAAGTCGTTGGTTCgagaatatatatacaaaaattatatatatttttttaaatatctgcaCATTATCTGCATCACCACCGTAAGTAGTGGGTAAGAGTGTCGGTTCATTATGATATATgaagatactagctgcgccccacggtttcacccgcgtaagtccgtatcccgtacgaatatcgggaaaaaagttgcctataagatattccagttgtccagctgtctttGTACGTAGTAcagtacgtacgtacgtattacattgcaatcggttcagtactttttgcctgaaagagcaacaaatacaaacatatccttacatactttcgcatttatattattagtaggaaataggatcgtttcataaaatgaatgaatacatACATCATTAGCCATATCCCTGTCACCTAAATTTCTGGCGACTACGTGAATGATTTCTTCTAGTTTCTCAGCGCCACCATACctgtaaataagttttatctaaatttttctaatataaatataaagtagcatataaattataccatAGGATTGCATAGAAATTCTCGATTATCACTCCACCTGAGTTGAATTCTAAAAATACTGAAGATGGCTTTCATTTTCAAGGTAATTTCTACCCTTTGATATCATTCTAGTTCAGGGTTCTTGCTCCGTGACCGTGCTATGTTTTATTAGGTTATTCATTGATGGTGTactcgtatatatataatcgtgacatagcataaaacaaagtcaatTTCCGCTGTCTGTACCTAATTATACTTAGATACTTTAAAACTAGGCAACGCattttgatagaattttttaaataagtagaCGGATTGAACCGAGGTATATATCCAGGGTCGTTAGATACttacatatttcttatttctataGTTCTCAGTGAGAGGAAGTTCAACGCAATGCGGACATTTTGAGGACCAGTAGAAGTAacaatcgatttaaaaatcCTCGATCTCTCTTCAGTATTGTAGGGACTGTTGGCGGCAATGGTTTGATCTAGCAATCTGTAAAATAGATTAtgaacaaaattgtaaaatccGTTCTATGTCtcatatttatgtttcaataTGATCCTATTTAATAAAGCCTATTAAAATCCCTATATAAACAGCAATTtacataatcaataaaaaaatgtagcaataattgttatcacatgaaaaaaaagatgcagcatacaaaaaaatcagaATTGGAAAACCAGAAATTCGTACCCTGAgtattctaataattatttctttgttcaaaattaaaagaaaaaaacattcgtTCTATTTTAGCAATTAAAAACTGCACAGGCTTTGTGACTTAGCATAAATAAGACCAATGCAGGTCACCACAACGGTCTTTGAGACAAAGGCGTGTAAACAAAGAGGAAATTTAACATGCCTATTACTGTGTTAATATCAGTAGGCTGTGGACGACaaaggaatttttaaattagagcAAGTTACGTTACGGCTTATATTAACTTGTCGGTGCTCATTACTATGAAATGTGTAAAAGAGAAGTCCCGTGTCTCcgagtggggtatggggcagttATAATTCACTGAACGATTCTCTTTATTGATACGTAAGTGATGAACGGCCTTCGTCCTGttagagatattttttttgtgtgtctCCCCCgcgaattgaacccaggacccctacGTTCTACGCTCAGGCGTTGACCACTGTACCAACGGGTggtcaaatgaaatatttaaagcagatcttaaaataaatcttatggATAGAAggtattttttgtgataaaattttttgtaatatttatatttttatacacattcTTAGATATCAAAGTTCCTGTaaagaattttgtataatcaGTTTTGTAGTtcgcatattaattaaattaaattcaatgtgGTTTCAAACTTACGACTGAATGTAATTGCTGTCCTGAGAACAAGCCAAGGATTCTAAAACAACCACGCGTTCGTGAGCGTTATTGAGAGTCTCAATGTATTCCAGCAATAGGTCTCTCTCTTCATTTCCTCCGGACATAACATTAGCGCAAAATACTGCAGGACGCAAGTCAGCTGGAATGTTGGGGTTCCTGAAAGGTAAAGGTATCTCAAAGTCGGTTGAGTGATTGGAATTGTTTtttggttaaataaataaataaaataaaatgaaaatgagtTTTTGCTCACAACATATATTAACAGtagaaaagaaaatgattATGAAATTAAGGCTGAGACTGTTGCCTAAACTAGATAACCGATTAACCAGTCTTTTTGATCACCATGCCCTCTCTTAGAAAGAAACTTACTCAGAAAGAAAGGAAAAAGAGAAGCTGAGCTGAGACgcttatattcataataaaacttacacGGCATCTTTATTATTCGGGTCTCTGAACCAGTCGATAGCAGCAGCAATACAAGGTTGGTAGCCAATCGTGCAAGCGTGGCGCATCACTAAACCACGAACCAGTGACGTCATGGCTGGCTCATTTACATTCAATTCGGGTGTAAAACCTAGCTCATTTTCCAATGCCACGATCGATCTCCGCACCATTCTCTGCAATGCAATTTCATATATTCACAATAATTCTCAAGTAACGACCTAGACCGTGGAATCATTCAGTGTTCCTAGGTCCTAATTAACTTACACGATAAATAGCAGGATCCAGGTCTTCGTCATCGTCAACGTACGCCAAAAGACGAACTCTCAAGAAGTCCATACTTCTGAGGAACGCTTTCCATACCACATATTCGGTTTCATGCTCCATGGTTAACACCACTCTAAACGCTATTTCGTAATCAATCTTTCCAGCTCGCGCTAAGTTCAATGAGTCGTCaactaactaaaaaaatagaaagtaCATTAAAGTCCACCGAATGGAATTTTAAggtgtataattaaaaaaaaaatcatatttctaTCATACATTTGAGACTGTAATGTTGTAcattacagataaaaaaatattgtgtttactcaattttatatgaaaaaggTATGTACAGAAGGGAGCTGAATGAAGTCAAATGCTCTTATCTTAATATCTTTCTATATAGGTATTGAAAaagagtaatttaaaaatatgaagacGAAGTTGAGtaggttaataaataaaattatgcaacaaATTCAGAGCCTCCTACTATTTTGAAGTCTATTGAGAAAGGGTATACTTACAGTTGCTCGGTTGATAGGATGAATAATTGACCTTTGATCAGGATCTTCTAAGGCTTCAATAATCCTTTCCCATAGCTCATTATCGTAATTCACACGATAATAAcctttataaacaaacaggCGTTAGAATTGTAATTGAACCTTTATTCGAACTTTACCCAAAAGGCTTGGGTCAATTAAACCcgtaatacatacataaagtaaaatgtgtatttagaggataaacgtattttaaaagttaagtaACGTTTATATAATGATGGTTTTTGCATAGGAATTTTTCATAACATGCAAaagtatgataaaatttttatttaatctacatGTCATTATGTAAAAGCCGATGCCGGATATATAAGAAAACTATTTACGAAGTACTATCAGTGTATATTACcgctacttatattataagtagacCAAAAAGAACCAAACAATTAATGAGGACATTACGATATAAtctaagataataattaaaactaaaacctTGTCCTTGAATATTGAACAGCACCCAGTCTTCTTCATCCAGAACCATATCGAAAGATTGTGTAGTTTCCATAACCATTACAGGATAAATGTTATCAAAGTTAGGGTTGATACTGGTCGTGTAAGATATCGGAATCATATAATTGATTTGAGGTCTTGAAGAATAGCCAAAACGTTCCTgaaatcaattgaaaataggatttcatttaattaactaataaaCTGATGTTCCTTGTTGGTTGGATTTCTTCAATTAGCTTTTCTAAAAGTTAtggaaaacattgaaataaatgagaaTTGTGTGTTGTAATGTATGAGTCTATTATTCATCCCCACGAGAACCATGTCTTGAATTATTTACATCTCCTTAACTAACttcaacttttaaataatatatttacctgAGTGACAACGACACCACCTTGTCTCAAATCAACTCGAATAAGaggataattattttgtaaagtcCAGATCTCCATGAAATCTATAACATcatcaatcaatttatttggCTCACTATTCCAGAACCCGTTAACAGTATCGTAGAAGTTTCGAGAGTTTATGTTTGACAAGGCGCTGTGGAacagaataatatattgttcaattataaaattcatgtaAGTGTCatcgttttataattattcaaaaaattataaataataatgatattgtcaacgatttaaaaaaaaatttatgctatttattttggaaatatttatgGCTATATTAATTTCTCTTTGAGGATCCCATCGTTGAATACACCTTCATAAATGTAAAGCAatacatatagatatagaatatatttgaaatatgtataatttcattcaataaaaatgttgatcTCCtcttatttgtttcaataattattgtatcaaGATGCTTTACAGAATGACCACCAATTTAGTCTCGCATTCATCTTTCTACTTACTCAGTTTGAAGAAGTGCCGCTGCTGCATCCTTTATGTGATCTTTTTCCGGATCTTGGGACAGAATCATGCTTAACATATGGAGGATTGCTGGTGCTTTTGTTTTAACCAAACCGTTAATATTCTCTCGTATTTCGTCTTCCTCGAATAGATCATCTGCCGCTTCCAACGGTAACGCTACGGTGTATGCGTCATGTAGCAAGCTTTCTTGTATAATATCGCTTACAAATACAGCATTCACGTCTATCAGTGACTCATCTAGCCCTAAGGGATCTGTTTGgaactgaaattaaaaatacgttaGCATTTAAAGACAATCTTGTATctctttatgtattttttttacttttacaaaaaaacagttaGTCATATAAAAATGGGCGTAATTTGACAAGCATCAgttgtgatttttaataactcacactattaaaaaaatgcttttaaatgtGACCTGAAATACTAGTTACTCACCCCGGTTCCGCCCGGGAACATCTATAGaagcttttcttttttttattttatgcccTTAATCTAATCGGAGATAAATATAACCAACCAAAGTCTAATGAGTacagccgttcttgagttatagattttgaaattaatacgattttattatacacgtTTGTAATATAGAAagacacatacatccttaaaAATACGATGCGCGGCATACTTTCCTAGACCCGTAACGACCCATTGATACCTCCAGTTATCTGGTACCATAACAAATCCGAACCACTGTCTGGATATAGCTTCTGCTAATTTGGTAAGACCAGTTTTTCTTTGGATAACAGATGCTCCACTTTCCATTAACACGTAGGGCTCCCTGAAAAGTTACATtgttattctaaatttaaacaaatcatccaaaaagtttatatagttcaaacattcaaattttagTTTCCTTATAAACTAGGAgagtttgaataaataaaatacacaatcaAGTAAGTAAAGCCTGGTTATGTTAAGAAGTGACGGTGAGAAAAAACTCTACTaagttaaattgataaaaaacttTCAAATCAGGGCTTCAGATGAAAATGACAATAAGAACATTTTGTAttacactagctgcacccggcaaacgctgttctgacttactcttatcgtttagtggtatgaaaaatagatgttagccgattctcagacctacccaatatgcttaccaaatttcagaggaatcggtcaagccgtttcggaggagtatagagactaacattgtgacacgagaattttatatatatagataatattactatttcacgacaaataatgtaaatcaaaagtaattaaacaaacttaCCAGATGCAAATAGTTGACAATGCGTACCACTCCTTATCAACATCTGGCATTGCCATAATATGCAATCTTCCATCTTGATTATCGATAATTGATTCGTAATCTTTACCCGTCCACGTGTTGAACGAGCTAAAGAAATTGTTAATCGCTACATTGGCTTGAGCATCTTGATTACTACGACCAGGTCGAGCGTATAAAATCACGTTTGTTATTGGTATATTTACAGCATTCATGCTATGTGCAACCATCCCCCATAGATGTGTTACACCCGACATTGGTGAGAACTGTACTCTGTAAAAAcctttatattagaaaaacatCCTGTCTATTTCTTTGGATTAATATGAGAACCGATTTAACAAAGGTGTATTACGTTAAACTAATATTACCGTTAAAGTTATATACGTGTTATAACGAACAGTTTAGTTAGACATAATTCTATaaacttttgaaattaattccaTTAGATAATTCAAATACTTACTCATTTGAGGTGCTTGTGTCAGTTAAAATAGAATTAGCTATTACATGTTGATAGTTGCCTACGCCAGCAAAATTGAACGATATAGTAGTATGAACATTTGGCTCATCGATGCAAGGGAAGACTCGGCGTGCGTTGGTAGGGTGTAAATTCATCGCCACGTAATTTCtggaaacaaaaatacatgtttaacATCCAAATATTATAGCtaagttgtaaatataataatttttaatgtaattatctttttaatttactaattcaaattgttctgattatacacatattaatttgtacaaGAATTCAAcgtaagataaaataatgcaatgtaTGTAATACATCAAAGACcaaaatttattgaacaaaatttttatctatgatGCATTTGCAATTtgcaaatttgaataattactcCTCATCATATCGCCCCACATATAATCCATTGCCTCCACTTCTCAATACCCCGATATATTCTACGTCGACGATGAATAATGACGAAAACTGACTGGGCGTCACTTCTAAGACACCATCATTTATAGTCCACGTCGAAGGGATAATATTTGCTGTTGTAAATCTTGCAACAATTACGTTCGTGACTCTGATATTTtctatactaaattttatggGTTCATCTCTTGACTCTTCTGTTAATGTTACATCTATAACAGCCCGTCCTCTGAATTCATTAACACCGTCCAGCCTTATCTCAATTGCGTATCTTGGTGATCCTTGTCCTGGTCTTAAAGTATTCGTTAAAATATGGTCCTCATTTCTTTCTAAGCTATTGTATACTTCTGTTTTATGTTGAGAGTCAGTTGTACTTAAAGGT
It encodes:
- the LOC119840595 gene encoding aminopeptidase N-like, producing MGALNKIFVIFSIIVSINSLPLRTRIDTVTFPSEDVIDPVNFQDNYNINIVNDVSNSTEVEEESLEVDNPNPGNSSEILEDDYELINDVKNNNGVALTKNEFMLTNQIREGMVVTSYEITLEPRVNDGSFSGVALLRVQVQLSTADDSLKFHVEELDIQSVRVAAGAGSNFGDADSIDVDDGILEIETGHEATLYTIEIRYTGSLTKAGLGLYSGSYDTANYVAMNLHPTNARRVFPCIDEPNVHTTISFNFAGVGNYQHVIANSILTDTSTSNEVQFSPMSGVTHLWGMVAHSMNAVNIPITNVILYARPGRSNQDAQANVAINNFFSSFNTWTGKDYESIIDNQDGRLHIMAMPDVDKEWYALSTICIWEPYVLMESGASVIQRKTGLTKLAEAISRQWFGFVMVPDNWRYQWVVTGLGKYAAHRIFKDFQTDPLGLDESLIDVNAVFVSDIIQESLLHDAYTVALPLEAADDLFEEDEIRENINGLVKTKAPAILHMLSMILSQDPEKDHIKDAAAALLQTDALSNINSRNFYDTVNGFWNSEPNKLIDDVIDFMEIWTLQNNYPLIRVDLRQGGVVVTQERFGYSSRPQINYMIPISYTTSINPNFDNIYPVMVMETTQSFDMVLDEEDWVLFNIQGQGYYRVNYDNELWERIIEALEDPDQRSIIHPINRATLVDDSLNLARAGKIDYEIAFRVVLTMEHETEYVVWKAFLRSMDFLRVRLLAYVDDDEDLDPAIYRRMVRRSIVALENELGFTPELNVNEPAMTSLVRGLVMRHACTIGYQPCIAAAIDWFRDPNNKDAVNPNIPADLRPAVFCANVMSGGNEERDLLLEYIETLNNAHERVVVLESLACSQDSNYIQSLLDQTIAANSPYNTEERSRIFKSIVTSTGPQNVRIALNFLSLRTIEIRNMYGGAEKLEEIIHVVARNLGDRDMANDFTNWVNSLFSELDDSLLTAERARDEVQQDLLWDNIHLDYVYEWIDENDAHTVMVSVLLITLGLFVTLFNQ